Proteins encoded together in one Anopheles darlingi chromosome 3, idAnoDarlMG_H_01, whole genome shotgun sequence window:
- the LOC125953990 gene encoding splicing factor YJU2 → MSERKVLNKYYPPDFDPSKIPRVKLPKNRQYTVRLMAPFNMRCVTCGEYIYKGKKFNARKEDVENEDYLGIRIYRFYIKCTRCLQEISFKTDPRNTDYEIEAGATRNFMALKLAEEQARREEQEVREEEANNPMKLLENRTQQSRNEIELLESLEELKDLNRRQQDIDYDSMLQQYDPTESIREREERMEKQDEEFIKSIKFQNKTGVKRIATEIIVEDVKEEEPDDQPTASSNASRANTSTSSAPSISSASAATATLTSSVPSFATSKARKLDSFSIGVKKSSLSNLIVKKKPVTVDAGKEMPPPKAPPPVPAADKPVEVEDKPTAAKPVTTPAVAGGGGGGIGSLGLLGAYSDSESSDEN, encoded by the exons ATGTCGGAAAGAAAAGTGTTAAAC AAATATTACCCGCCGGATTTCGACCCGTCGAAAATCCCGCGCGTGaaacttcccaaaaaccggcaGTACACGGTCCGGTTGATGGCCCCGTTCAACATGCGCTGCGTGACCTGCGGCGAGTACATCTACAAAGGCAAGAAGTTCAATGCCCGCAAGGAAGATGTGGAAAATGAAGACTACCTCGGTATCCGCATCTACCGGTTCTACATCAAGTGTACGCGGTGTTTGCAAGAAATTTCCTTCAAGACCGATCCGCGGAACACGGACTATGAAATCGAGGCCGGAGCTACGCGTAATTTTATGGCACTGAAGCTTGCCGAAGAACAGGCACGccgggaggagcaggaagtaCGGGAAGAGGAAGCCAACAATCCGATGAAGCTCCTCGAGAACCGAACCCAACAGTCGCGGAACGAAATCGAGCTGCTCGAGTCGCTGGAAGAGCTGAAAGATTTGAACCGTCGACAGCAGGACATCGACTACGACAGCATGTTGCAGCAATATGACCCCACGGAGAGTATCCGGGAACGGGAGGAGCGAATGGAGAAACAGGATGAAGAGTTTATTAA GTCTAttaaatttcaaaacaaaaccggtGTCAAGCGGATAGCGACGGAGATTATCGTCGAGGACgtgaaggaagaggaaccggACGACCAACCAACTGCCTCATCGAACGCTTCAAGAGCGAACACATCTACCTCATCGGCGCCTTCTATcagcagtgccagtgccgctACGGCTACGCTAACATCCAGCGTACCATCTTTTGCCACATCGAAGGCTCGCAAGCTGGATAGTTTCAGCATCGGAGTGAAGAAATCATCCCTGAGCAATCTGATTGTGAAGAAAAAGCCGGTCACGGTGGATGCGGGGAAAGAGATGCCACCTCCtaaggcaccaccaccagtaccagcagccgACAAGCCAGTCGAGGTCGAGGACAAACCCACTGCTGCTAAACCAGTAACCACGcccgctgttgctggtggtggaggtggtggtatcggAAGTCTGGGACTGCTGGGAGCTTACTCAGATTCCGAGAGTTCGGATGAAAACTAA